From the genome of Impatiens glandulifera chromosome 9, dImpGla2.1, whole genome shotgun sequence, one region includes:
- the LOC124914847 gene encoding peroxidase 51-like, with protein sequence MGTRFNIPLTLLSLSCLCLLASAQLKQNYYAGTCPNVESIVRKAVQLKFQQTFVTAPATLRLFFHDCFVQGCDASVMIQSTGGNKAEKDNPDNISLAGDGFDTVVKAKAAVDAVSGCRNKVSCADILTMATRDVIALTGGPSYAVELGRLDGLKSTAASVTGKLPHPNFNLNQLNSLFAANGLNQNDMIALSAAHTIGFSHCSKFSNRIYNFTKSNPIDPTLNKQYASQLIQMCPKNVDPRIAINMDPITPRKFDNAYFKNLQGGKGLFTSDQVLFTDSRSKSVVNAWATSSQSFNSAFITAMTKLGRVGVKTGKPGPNGNIRVRCDAFN encoded by the exons ATGGGTACTCGATTCAACATTCCTCTGACATTGTTGTCACTGTCTTGCCTCTGTCTTTTGGCTTCGGCCCAACTGAAACAGAACTACTACGCCGGCACGTGCCCCAACGTCGAATCCATCGTCAGGAAGGCCGTCCAGCTGAAGTTTCAGCAAACTTTTGTTACCGCTCCGGCCACTCTCAGGCTGTTCTTCCACGACTGTTTTGTTCAGGGCTGCGATGCTTCCGTTATGATTCAATCGACCGGAGGCAACAAGGCGGAGAAGGATAACCCGGATAACATTTCTTTAGCCGGAGATGGGTTCGACACCGTTGTCAAGGCCAAGGCTGCAGTTGACGCCGTCTCCGGTTGCCGGAATAAAGTATCCTGCGCCGACATTCTAACCATGGCTACCAGGGATGTCATCGCTTTG ACCGGAGGACCATCGTACGCGGTGGAGCTGGGGAGATTGGACGGCCTGAAGTCGACGGCGGCAAGCGTCACCGGAAAACTTCCTCATCCGAACTTCAACCTCAACCAACTCAACTCCCTCTTTGCTGCCAACGGCCTTAATCAAAACGACATGATAGCTCTCTCAG cTGCCCACACAATTGGGTTCTCCCACTGCAGCAAATTCTCAAACAGGATCTACAACTTCACAAAGTCCAACCCGATTGACCCGACCCTGAACAAGCAATACGCATCCCAGTTGATTCAAATGTGCCCGAAGAATGTGGACCCGAGAATAGCAATAAACATGGATCCAATCACGCCCCGAAAATTCGACAATGCATACTTCAAGAATCTTCAGGGAGGAAAGGGATTATTCACTTCCGACCAAGTGCTCTTCACCGACTCCAGGTCTAAGTCGGTGGTCAACGCCTGGGCTACCAGCTCCCAGTCATTCAACTCTGCCTTCATAACCGCCATGACCAAACTCGGCCGCGTCGGAGTCAAGACCGGAAAGCCCGGACCCAACGGTAACATCCGTGTCAGATGCGACGCATTCAACTGA
- the LOC124916063 gene encoding probable N-acetyltransferase HLS1: MVMVAEGEAAAESNVILVVVIREYDPKKDINGVEELEKKCDVGPSDKLSLFTDHMGDPICRVRHSPVFSMLVAEMISSKIQGEEEEGSGKEIVGTIRGSVKTVACGKDGQDHAKLAYVSGLRVSPSHRRFGIGLKLVQKIEEWFTQNGADYSYMATEKDNFPSVKLFTGKCGYSKFRTPAILIQPVFAHQAPISNRVNIIKLEPSDAETLYRRRFSTTEFFPQDIDAVLNNKLSLGTFLAVPRGSGSWVGSDKFLDDPPESWAVLSVWNCQFQLEVKGNGSRVKKWLARKSRSLDRAFPWLRVPSVPEFFRPFGIHFLYGLGGEGVMAARLMKALCGMAHNLAMERGGGVVAAEVAAGEKFKEGIPHWKRLSCAEDLWCIKRLGGGEKRSEGDDVGDWTRSTPGLSLFVDPREI, encoded by the exons ATGGTGATGGTGGCGGAGGGAGAAGCAGCGGCGGAGAGTAATGTTATATTGGTGGTTGTGATCAGAGAGTATGATCCAAAGAAGGATATCAATGGAGTTGAAGAGCTGGAAAAGAAGTGTGATGTAGGACCTAGTGACAAACTCTCCCTCTTTACTGACCATATGGGAGATCCTATTTGCAGGGTCCGCCATTCCCCTGTTTTTTCCATGCTG GTAGCAGAAATGATTTCGAGTAAAATacaaggagaagaagaagaaggatcgGGTAAAGAAATAGTGGGGACTATAAGGGGAAGTGTTAAGACAGTTGCATGTGGAAAAGACGGTCAGGATCATGCCAAGCTCGCTTATGTTTCGGGTCTTCGCGTTTCTCCTTCTCACCG GCGATTTGGGATAGGATTGAAGCTTGTGCAGAAGATTGAAGAATGGTTTACACAAAATGGAGCTGATTACTCTTACATGGCAACCGAAAAGGATAACTTTCCTTCTGTCAAACTCTTCACCGGTAAATGTGGCTACTCTAAGTTCCGTACGCCGGCGATTCTAATCCAACCCGTTTTCGCCCACCAGGCTCCGATAAGTAACCGGGTTAACATCATCAAACTCGAACCATCCGACGCGGAAACCCTCTACCGTCGCCGTTTCTCCACAACGGAGTTCTTCCCTCAAGATATAGACGCGGTGTTAAACAACAAATTGAGTTTGGGAACCTTCCTCGCCGTTCCACGTGGAAGTGGGTCTTGGGTCGGGTCGGATAAGTTTTTGGATGATCCACCGGAATCATGGGCAGTGTTGAGTGTTTGGAACTGTCAGTTTCAGCTTGAAGTGAAAGGTAATGGTTCTCGGGTTAAGAAGTGGTTAGCCCGGAAGAGTAGGAGTTTGGACCGGGCTTTTCCTTGGCTGAGAGTTCCGTCGGTGCCGGAGTTTTTCCGGCCGTTTGGGATCCATTTTCTTTATGGGTTGGGTGGAGAAGGGGTTATGGCGGCGAGATTAATGAAGGCACTTTGTGGGATGGCGCATAATTTGGCGATGGAAAGGGGTGGTGGAGTGGTGGCGGCGGAGGTGGCTGCCGGAGAGAAGTTTAAGGAAGGGATACCGCACTGGAAGAGGCTATCGTGCGCTGAGGATTTATGGTGTATAAAGAGATTGGGCGGAGGAGAAAAGAGGAGTGAAGGGGATGATGTCGGTGACTGGACAAGATCAACACCTGGTCTGTCCTTATTTGTTGATCCAAGAGAGATTTAG